TTCCCGATGGCGCCGAGGTCGATGGTGTCGGTGATGCGGACCAGCCGCGGCACGCACTGCTCCTCTTCGAGCCCGGCCAAGATCTGTTCCAACACCTCATAGATGGTCAGACCGGACAGGGTGCGAAACAGCTTGGTACCGAACGCCGGCGACACACCGATCACGACCTCACGCGGATCGTCGCCGACCTGGGCGGGACCGACCGGCATCAGGCGGTCGGGTTGGGCGAAGGTCGCCTGCTCCTTGGCCAGATCGGCCACCGACCGGGCCTGCCGCACGGCATCGATCTGGGCCTGGCGCTCGGCCGTCGGCCGGTAACCTGTTCCGGGCCCACGGTAGTCGTTCGGATCCTGCAGTGCCGACAGGACGTTCATCTCCTCGTCGAAGATGGCGGCGGTCTGCAGATAGTCGCCGGTGACCCTGGCCTTGGCCATGCCGAGCACGCGGTCGGCGAGGTCGGTGAAACCGGTCTCGGCAAGCGCGGTGACGACATCGAGCACGGTGAGTCCCGACTGGTCGATCATCCTGGCGGCGCTGAGGACCTTGACCCCGTCGGTCTCCGGAAGATCCTTGGAACCTTGCGCCCCCACAACGGCTTCCACGTGGTCGTCGTCGAAGTCGGCGAGGCCGAGGTACTCGAAGACCGCACGGGTGGCTTCGGCGGCCATCCGTCGCATGGCCTCCAGCGTCGTCGGGTCGACCGACCGCAGTCCCCCGTCGACGCCCCAGTCCCGCTGCAGAACCAGGTAGTCATCGAGATCGTCGGCATTGAAGTTCGACGGGCCGAACATGTTGTCGTAGGCCGACACGGACCCAAAGCCGGAGAAGATGAAATCCGACCCGGACAGCAACACCGGCAACGTCCGGCTGGTTCGGCGCATCGTCGACTCGGACATCAAACTGTCGTTGCCACTGCACGACTCCAGCCCGCGCAGCATGACCATCAGGTTCTCGGCGATCAGTTCGCGGACGCCTCCCGGCACCGAGGCCGTGATGCCGGCACCGTCGATCCCGCCGTTCTGCACGCCCTGGGCGCCGATGCCCTTGGCCAGGGCCACACAGCGAGACTCCAGATAGTTCATGGACTTTCGCTCGGCCTGCCCCATGAGCACCTCGGAGCCCGCCCCACTCGACAGCCGCATCTTGATGCCGCGCGAGGCGTACGACGAGGTCAGGAACGCCTTGGACCACGGGGTGTCGTCGCCATCGGTGAAGACCTGCTCGGTGCCGTAGACCGACACCGTCTCGGCGTAGGAAACCAGACCGCGCACACCCATCTCGAGCTCGCGGGCCTCCTCGACGGAGCACTGGGTCAGGGCGCCGGGTGCGGGCACCTGGGAACCGATCAACAACCCGACGGCGACGGCCGGGGCATCGTCGAGCACCGGAACCGTCGCCTCCAGCTCCCGGAAGCCGTACACCACCGCGGTGGCGGCGTCCGCGGCGATCAGCAGCGGATCGTCGAGCCGATTGGTGACATGCGCCTGATTCGCCGGCGTCCGGCGCGCGCGCATCTTCATCATCGCCATCTGGATCTCGACCGGCTGCAACATCGCGACGACGCGAGCCATCTTGGCCGGGGTCAGCCCCGAGCACACCCGCAGCACCTGCTCCCGGGGCACACTCGAGTCCACGATCATCCGGGCCAGGTCGGAATCGTCCATCGCCATCGATCGGGGCGCCTCGGAGTGGTCGACGGCGTACCGCACGATGAACTCGTCGATCGTGTCGAAGCCGGCCGCCGGCGTCGAGTCCATCTCCAACACGGTCCCGTCATCGGCCACCACCCAGGACGGTTCCGGATCGTGGGGCGACCGGTGCGAGATCATCCCCAATTCGGGGTCGGCCTCGGCAAACCCGTCGAGGTTGACGCGCTGTTCGTCCAGCAGCCGAATACGTCCCAACCGATGGTCCTGATCGATCTCCGAGCTGTTCAGGTGCATGGCGCTCGCCGTACCTCTCTTCTCGCGTGATGGGCACAGCATTGACCGGCCGCCGAGCGCGGAACAACGTCGCGCGCCGACCTTCCAACACGTTGTGTGATGCGGCGGGCACATCCGGCGTCCCGTGTGACCTGGCCTACAACAAGGTGTTGGAAAGAGCCCGTGCGCCTCTGGCCGAAGGCTTGCGGTTCTCGCACACTTCATCCCCAGAACTCGACGGAATCCGCGGTCTGCGGCTCCGGTGACAGAGGAGGTTGCCCATGTCCCAGGTCGTCGACGCAGACGACACGCGTAGGCGCGAAACATCGTCGGATGGCCGGCCCGCCAAGTTGCGCGGCAGCCTCGGCGTCCCCGCCATCGTCCTGATGGTGGTCGCCGCCGCGGCGCCACTGTCGACGATCGGCGGCAACGTGCCGATCGCGATGGTGCTCGGAAACACGACGGGCATCCCGGTCGCGTTCCTCGTGGCCGGAGCGGTGTTCCTGCTCTTTGCAGCCAGTTTCGTCGCGATGTCGAAGTACGTCACCAAGCCGGGCGCCTTCTACGCGTACATCCAGATGGCCCTTGGCCGCGCAGCCGGTGCCGGGGCCGCGGTGCTCGCGCTTCCGGCATACATGGCGACACTGCTCGGCGTGGCCGCCTACGACGGCGTCATCCTCGCCGGGCTCATCGAGCGTTTCGGCGGACCCGACATCCCGTGGTGGCTGTTGACCGCGCTGGTGCTGGCGGCGGTCGCGTGGCTGGGTTACCGCGACATCGATCTCAGCGCCAAGGTCCTCGGCATCTTCCTGGTGTCCGAGGTGGCGATCCTGGTCGTGCTCGATCTGGTCATCGTTCTGCAAGGCGGTGAAAAGGGCCTGACGGGTGACTCTTTCACCCCGCAGGGCCTGGCCGGCGGTGTGGGCATCGCGCTGTTGTACGCGCTGTGGGGCTTCGTGGGCGTCGAAGCGACCGCGGTCTTCCGCGACGAGGCCAAGGATCCGGACCGCACGGTTCCGCGGGCCACCTACTGGGCCGTCGGAATCGTGGCGACCTTCTACGCCTTCTCGAGCTGGGCCCTGATCGAGGGCAACGGTGGTCCCGACGCCATCGCGGCCGCCGAGGCCGATCCCGACAACTTCATGGTGAACACCGCGCAGCAATACCTCGGCATGCTGGGCCGTGACCTGACCACCGGCTTCTGGTTCATCAGCGTCTTCGCCTGCGCCCTGGCGTTCCACAACATCGCCTCCAGATACGCCTTCGCGTTGGGCCAGAGCGGCGTTTTCTCGAAGCGTCTCGGCGAGGTGCACGGCCGCCACGGCGCCCCGTCGAACGCCTCGCTGGCCATCACCGTGGCGTCGTTCGTGACCATGGGCATCTTCGCGGCGCTCCAACTGGACCCGGTGCTGCAGATCTTCGGGCCCCTCGGCGGCCTCGGCATCTACGCGCTGGCGATCCTGTGGCTGTTGACCACGATCTCGGTGGTGATCTTCTTCAGCCGCCGCGGCGACTCGACCCGCAAGGTGGTGTTGGGCTCGGCCGCCACGCTCGCCCTGGCCGGCGCCCTGGTGCTGGTCGTGTCGAATCTGACCCTGATCGTCGGTGGCAGCTCCACTCTCGCGCTGATCTTCGGCGCGATGCCGCTGGTGTTCTTCGGGGTTGGCATGCTGCTGAGCCGACGGTCGACCGCGGACCTGTCCTCGGTGTGATCGGTGAGGGCATGCTCGGCGACTGTCCGCAGTCGCCGAGCATGCCCTGTCGTGCTGCGAGAACACCCCCGCTGCGCTGGTACCGTCGTGCCCGGGGGTGTGGGTGTGCCGCCGCGGTCTCGCCGACAGCAACAGGAACACGGGGGCCGACGGTAGATCAGGAGAACGCGCGACATGTCTCGGGAATCGTCGCTGAGCGTGGCGGAGGCCTTGACTGTGGCGCCGTTGGACCGTGGTTCGGTGGTCGCCGGTCATCGCGGTCTGACCCGTGAGGTCGCCTGGGTGGACATCATCCATGCTCCCGCCGAGTCCTTCATCCGCCCCGGCGACCTCGTGCTGTGCACCGGAGCCGATATCCGGCAGCCGGGCAACCGGGAGTTCCTGACCTATCTCGTGTCCTCTCCCGCGGCGGGGCTGATATTGAGCCCACCCCCGGAAATCACCGTCCGCGAACTGCTCAACTCGCTGGTCCCGCTGGCCGATCGTCACGAGTTCCCCGTGGTGATCCTGCCGTGGGAGATCGCCTTCGCCGACGTGCAGAAGAACCTGTTCCCGCTGTTGAGCCCCGGGGCTCCCGGCGCACACGTGGAGATGGCCATCGGCCGACGCCAGCGTGACGACGCCGGCTGGAACGACCTTGCCGCCGCCTTCGCCGAAGCCCTCGACGAACTGGCACTCTCGGCCGGCGTGGCCGTGCATACCTCGGTAACCGACGACCTCGTGATGTGTCACTTCTCCTCGGCCCCGTCGACGTCCACCGTCTCCGTGTTGGTCGCGTCCGCCCAGCGGCTCAGCTCGCTTCCCGAGGAGCTCGTCAGTTGGGCGCTGCTTCCTCCCGTCCACGGGCAGTCCGCCCCGATGACGGCATCGGTGCCCCCGGCGCTGCCCGGCCGGCCGGCCGGTTCACGCCAGTTCGCCGAGGTGCTGCGCCAGGATCCACAGTCCATGGCGACGATCCTCGAGACGTTGCAGCCGCTGATCGACTACGACAAGACGCGTCGTGGGCAACTCGTCCATACGTTGGAGATCCTCCTCAACGAGGCCACCAACATCAGCGCGGCCGCGCGTGCGCTCTACCTCAACCGGCACTCCCTGATGTACCGGATCAAACTCATCGAAGAGCTCACGGGCCTGTCGCTCAAAGACCCCGCCGACCGCTTCCAGTTGGAGGTCAGCGTGCGCGTCCATCAGATCAACGAGGCACGCATCGACGGGCCCGGCCACGGATCCGTCACCACCGCCTGCTTGCCTTGAAACGCTGCTCGAGGCGACCGCCCTTCGTCCGGCGAGGCAATGGTTCAGCATTTTCTGAATACACGATGAGATGTACTGTCGTGCGGGTGGAGACACTCACCCAGGTCGAAGTACTGGCCCGATTCGGTCACGCGCTCTCGGACCAGACGCGGTCCACGATCCTGCTGGCCCTCAAGGATTCCCCCGCATACCCGGCAGATCTGGCCGAGGCGGCCGGAGTGTCCCGGCAGAGCATGTCCAATCACCTTGCCTGCCTGCGTGGTTGCGGTCTGGTGGTGGCAGTACCGGAGGGGCGCCGCACCCGCTACGAACTCGCCGACCCCAAGCTGGCCCATGCCTTGAACGATCTGCTGCAGGTCGTGCCGGCCACCGACCCCGCGCAGTGTGCCGACGCCGCATCCGAGGGGTGCTGCTGATGGACGGCGCCGTCGGCAGACCTCCCGCAGCTCTGGCGCCGGCCCGCCGGGCACTCTTGCAGCGGCGGATCCGATGGTTCGTCGGTGCCACCATCGCCTACAACATCGTCGAGGCGATCATCGCAATCAGCGAAGGCACCCGGGTGTCCTCCACGGCTCTGGTCGGCTTCGGGTTGGACTCGGTGATCGAGGTGTCCTCCGCCGCCGCGGTCGCCTGGCAGTTCTCCGGCCCCGACCCGGAGGCCAGGGAGAAGATCGCCCTGCGGATCATTGCGGTGTCGTTCTTCGCGCTCGCCGGTTACGTCACCATCGAATCGATCCGCTCACTGACCGGGGCTGCCGAGGCTCGTCACTCGTCGGTCGGCATCGCATTGACGGCGGCCAGCCTGGTCATCATGCCCGTACTGTCCTGGGCCCAGCGTCGCGCCGGGCGCGAACTCGGCTCCCGCTCGGCAGTGGCGGACTCCAAGCAAACACTGTTGTGCACCTACCTGTCCGGGGTGGTGCTCGCGGGCCTCGTGCTCAACGCCGCCTTCGGCTGGGGCTGGGCCGATCCGATCGCCGCACTCGTCCTCGCCGGCGTGGCGGTCAACGAAGGGCGCGAAGCGTGGCGCGGCGAAACCTGTTGCAATACCGCCCGTCTCGATACCGACGAGTGCGCTGATGGTTGCCCCGATCGATGAGGTGATGAGGCCGCTCGTCAGGCCTGCTGCGTCCCGAGGGTGACGTCGAGGGTGTGCGACGAGCCCGACGGATCCTCGTAGGTCAACGTGACGGTGTCTCCCGGCGCCTTGGACCGCACGGCCGCGACCAGGGCGTCGGGACCGTCGATCACCTGGTTGTCGAGCTTGGTGATCACGGCGCCCTCTGGCAGGCCGGCGGCGGCGGCCGCGCCACCGTCGACGACTCCTGCGACCGCTGCACCGTGGCTGTCATCCCCGGCGAGCTGGACACCGAGCGACGCATGCCGGACGGTGCCGGTCGAAACCAGTTCGTCGGCAATCCGTTTGGCCTGGTCCACCGGAATGGCGAAACCCAGGCCGATGGATCCGGCGGGTCCGCCTTGCGAACCCTGGCCACCGCCCAACGAGGCGATCGCCGAGTTCACCCCGATGAGGTCACCGTTCATGTCCACCAGTGCACCGCCGGAGTTGCCCGGATTGATCGCCGCGTCGGTCTGGATCGCATTCATCACCGACTGCTGGCCGGTCTGGGCGTCGCCGGTGGCGACCGGGCGATCCAGCGCGCTGATGATGCCGGTCGTCACGGTGCCCTGCAGCCCGAGCGGCGAGCCGATCGCGACGACGTTCTGCCCCACCTTCAGGTCTTTCGACGAACCGAGCGTGATCGGGGTGAGCCCCGAGACGTTCTGAGCCTTCACGACGGCAAGATCGTCGGCGGGGTCGGTGCCGATGACGGTGAACGGCGCCGTGGTGCCGTCGGACATGGTCACGGTCGCCCGCACGGCGCCGCCCGTCCGGCCCGACGGACTGCTCGACGGACCGTCGGGCGAGTACTGATCCTCGCCGGGGAACAATCCGCGCGGCAGACCGGGGAACCGGCGGTCGGGTGCAGCCTCGGCAGACAGCGGCCCTCGGTCGGCCGAGCTGCTGGCAGCGTCGGCGACGACATGGTTGTTGGTGAGGATCAGGCCGTCCTCGCTGAGGACGATGCCCGACCCCTCCGCGCGCCCCTGCCCGGTCTCGACCTGAAGCTTCACCACGCTGGGCAACACCTTGGCCGACACCTGCTCGACCGACCCGGCCGGAGCACTGTTTCTCGGCTGGCTGGGAACAGAACCCATTGTCGGCGAAGGCTTTCCGGCCGGTGCGCTGGCCGGAGCCTGGGCGGCGGGCGTGGATTGGCCGGAGTTGTCCACCAGCGCGACCGCCGTTGCGGCACCGGTCGCCATCGCCACCACTGCCGTGCCGGCAACCAGCACGCCGACACGGGACTTCTTCTTCGGCTGCGCATTCTGCTCGGCCACCTGCGGCTCCAAGGTCTGGGTCATCTCAGGATGCAAGCCGTAGGGAGGGGACGGCTGCCGGTATCCGGACCGACTCCACGGACTCGGATTCTGCTGTTCCGTGGCCCGATTCACATCCCTGCCCCAGTTGTTGCTATCTTGCGACGACTGCCCCGACCACTGATTCACTGCGCATGCCTCTTTCGTTGCGACACCGAGATATATGCGCCGCGTCGGCGCTCACCTAGATATTGCAGCCACCTACTGAGGGTTTGCTGAGAATGAGTTCTGCGCTGGCCAAGACTTTTTCACCGCGACGAGAACGTCGCCAGCCGAGCCGTAGCCAACACCTGTTCGGCGTCGAATTGCTCGAACGTCCCCCCATGTGCGTCAGAGAGTACGGACGTCAGGCGTCGGCGGCTCGAAATGTGTTTCAGGCAAGCGGATTGAGCACCAAGGTGCACAGCCGAGGCAGGTTCCCCAGCGGAATCCAGACCATCACCTGGCGACAGGTTCCCGACGCCTGGCCGATCGGTCCCCCACACACCGGCCACGCTCCAAGGCCCTGACTCTGCAACACGTTGCGGGCCACGCGAATCTGCTCCTCGCGACTCGCCGCGGCGGGCGATCCAACACCTCCGTGGGAGGCCCATGTGGCGGGTGTGAACTGCAGACCACCGTAGAAACCATTGCCGGTGTCAGCTGACCAATTTCCGCCCGATTCGCACTGAGCCATCGCGTCCCAGTTGGGTTCAGCGCCGGCAGTCGGCACTGTCAAGACGGTTTGTGCCACGGCGATCGCACCGGCGATCGCGAGCACCGTGACGACCTTGCGCACGCGCATGTCGATCCCTTCGTGGCGTCGCGCACTGCTGTGCATGACGGTTACGGCAGGGGTTCGCCAAATTCCGCCCCATTCGTGATGCAGAGTTTACCGATGAGGCGAAAGTAA
The genomic region above belongs to Mycolicibacterium sp. HK-90 and contains:
- a CDS encoding propanediol/glycerol family dehydratase large subunit, producing MHLNSSEIDQDHRLGRIRLLDEQRVNLDGFAEADPELGMISHRSPHDPEPSWVVADDGTVLEMDSTPAAGFDTIDEFIVRYAVDHSEAPRSMAMDDSDLARMIVDSSVPREQVLRVCSGLTPAKMARVVAMLQPVEIQMAMMKMRARRTPANQAHVTNRLDDPLLIAADAATAVVYGFRELEATVPVLDDAPAVAVGLLIGSQVPAPGALTQCSVEEARELEMGVRGLVSYAETVSVYGTEQVFTDGDDTPWSKAFLTSSYASRGIKMRLSSGAGSEVLMGQAERKSMNYLESRCVALAKGIGAQGVQNGGIDGAGITASVPGGVRELIAENLMVMLRGLESCSGNDSLMSESTMRRTSRTLPVLLSGSDFIFSGFGSVSAYDNMFGPSNFNADDLDDYLVLQRDWGVDGGLRSVDPTTLEAMRRMAAEATRAVFEYLGLADFDDDHVEAVVGAQGSKDLPETDGVKVLSAARMIDQSGLTVLDVVTALAETGFTDLADRVLGMAKARVTGDYLQTAAIFDEEMNVLSALQDPNDYRGPGTGYRPTAERQAQIDAVRQARSVADLAKEQATFAQPDRLMPVGPAQVGDDPREVVIGVSPAFGTKLFRTLSGLTIYEVLEQILAGLEEEQCVPRLVRITDTIDLGAIGKSAAQLSGSGIAVGLQAKGTTIIHRRDLTPLSNLELLSVAPLITPQMYRLIGINAGRHAKGATPAPMRNAYTEEAITARYHTQVVSMVAIEREQSERCDETTRTQIELELRS
- a CDS encoding APC family permease, encoding MSQVVDADDTRRRETSSDGRPAKLRGSLGVPAIVLMVVAAAAPLSTIGGNVPIAMVLGNTTGIPVAFLVAGAVFLLFAASFVAMSKYVTKPGAFYAYIQMALGRAAGAGAAVLALPAYMATLLGVAAYDGVILAGLIERFGGPDIPWWLLTALVLAAVAWLGYRDIDLSAKVLGIFLVSEVAILVVLDLVIVLQGGEKGLTGDSFTPQGLAGGVGIALLYALWGFVGVEATAVFRDEAKDPDRTVPRATYWAVGIVATFYAFSSWALIEGNGGPDAIAAAEADPDNFMVNTAQQYLGMLGRDLTTGFWFISVFACALAFHNIASRYAFALGQSGVFSKRLGEVHGRHGAPSNASLAITVASFVTMGIFAALQLDPVLQIFGPLGGLGIYALAILWLLTTISVVIFFSRRGDSTRKVVLGSAATLALAGALVLVVSNLTLIVGGSSTLALIFGAMPLVFFGVGMLLSRRSTADLSSV
- a CDS encoding PucR family transcriptional regulator codes for the protein MSRESSLSVAEALTVAPLDRGSVVAGHRGLTREVAWVDIIHAPAESFIRPGDLVLCTGADIRQPGNREFLTYLVSSPAAGLILSPPPEITVRELLNSLVPLADRHEFPVVILPWEIAFADVQKNLFPLLSPGAPGAHVEMAIGRRQRDDAGWNDLAAAFAEALDELALSAGVAVHTSVTDDLVMCHFSSAPSTSTVSVLVASAQRLSSLPEELVSWALLPPVHGQSAPMTASVPPALPGRPAGSRQFAEVLRQDPQSMATILETLQPLIDYDKTRRGQLVHTLEILLNEATNISAAARALYLNRHSLMYRIKLIEELTGLSLKDPADRFQLEVSVRVHQINEARIDGPGHGSVTTACLP
- a CDS encoding helix-turn-helix transcriptional regulator — its product is METLTQVEVLARFGHALSDQTRSTILLALKDSPAYPADLAEAAGVSRQSMSNHLACLRGCGLVVAVPEGRRTRYELADPKLAHALNDLLQVVPATDPAQCADAASEGCC
- a CDS encoding cation transporter; translation: MDGAVGRPPAALAPARRALLQRRIRWFVGATIAYNIVEAIIAISEGTRVSSTALVGFGLDSVIEVSSAAAVAWQFSGPDPEAREKIALRIIAVSFFALAGYVTIESIRSLTGAAEARHSSVGIALTAASLVIMPVLSWAQRRAGRELGSRSAVADSKQTLLCTYLSGVVLAGLVLNAAFGWGWADPIAALVLAGVAVNEGREAWRGETCCNTARLDTDECADGCPDR
- a CDS encoding S1C family serine protease translates to MATGAATAVALVDNSGQSTPAAQAPASAPAGKPSPTMGSVPSQPRNSAPAGSVEQVSAKVLPSVVKLQVETGQGRAEGSGIVLSEDGLILTNNHVVADAASSSADRGPLSAEAAPDRRFPGLPRGLFPGEDQYSPDGPSSSPSGRTGGAVRATVTMSDGTTAPFTVIGTDPADDLAVVKAQNVSGLTPITLGSSKDLKVGQNVVAIGSPLGLQGTVTTGIISALDRPVATGDAQTGQQSVMNAIQTDAAINPGNSGGALVDMNGDLIGVNSAIASLGGGQGSQGGPAGSIGLGFAIPVDQAKRIADELVSTGTVRHASLGVQLAGDDSHGAAVAGVVDGGAAAAAGLPEGAVITKLDNQVIDGPDALVAAVRSKAPGDTVTLTYEDPSGSSHTLDVTLGTQQA
- a CDS encoding transglycosylase family protein produces the protein MRVRKVVTVLAIAGAIAVAQTVLTVPTAGAEPNWDAMAQCESGGNWSADTGNGFYGGLQFTPATWASHGGVGSPAAASREEQIRVARNVLQSQGLGAWPVCGGPIGQASGTCRQVMVWIPLGNLPRLCTLVLNPLA